Part of the Propioniciclava sp. MC1595 genome is shown below.
TCCAACCAGACGATGTTTGAATCTTGGAAGTAGGCGCGCTCTCCGTCGTACTCCACCGCCCGACCGATCGTTCCTGCTGCCGACAGCAACACATCTCCCTTTTTGGGGAACGGATACCGATTGCGATAGTCAAGGAAGAGTGCTTCAGAGATGTAAGCATCCGGCTTTCCTCCGAAGGTGCCAATCTTGAAAAACGGGATATCACCCCTGGTTGTAGTTTGATCTTTGAAAACCCGTTTGCACATCGACACGCGACCGAGCGATCCCAGCTCGATCCAACGCGAGCCACCCTGCGCGCTGGGACGTAGAAGGGTCTGCCGATAGTGCTCATATTGGTGGCGGCGTGCCTCCAGCTCCGCCTCCAGCTCCGCCTCCAGCTCAGTGAACGTATCCAGGATTCGCACGATCTCCCGCTGCACCTCCAGCGGCGGCACCGGGATGCGGATCTTCGCCAAAGCCTCGCCAGAGACGCGTCGCACCTTGGTTCCGCTGACGAAGCGTTGCTTCTGTCTGTGAAACTGCTCCGTCTGGAAAAAGTAGGCGACGTACTTCGGATCCAAAACGTGTCGGAAGATGAAGGCATCCCCGCTGACCGCCGCATCCCCGGATCCAAGCCACGCCGTCGCCTTTGCCACCGCCGCGTCATCTTCACTGGTTGTGGCGATCACCAGATCGCCAGGAGTCGCCTTGCGGAGTCGTGTGGCGAACTCGGTTGAAACGAATGATTTCGTGCCGGTCGTCCAAGTGCCGTAGTGGGTGTGGATCTGGCCGTAGTGAATGGCAGGCGTGCCAGCGTCGGTGAGATCCGCCTTCTGCAGTCCGCTTCCTCGGATGAACTGCCCCAACTCCCCGAGGGGCCTTGACGGGACCCCGGCTGTGGCATGCCGGGCAATGAGGTCGTCGATGCGGCTCATTCGAAGAAGTCCTCGTCGATCTCCACCACTCGGACGGTGTCCTTGGTCTGGACCCCGACCCCGAAGCGGATCATCAGGTTCGCGAGCCGGTGCCCGTCGATGAGAATGAGTCGGTAGCTGGTGTGGTGTGCGGCGTACTCGACGGCGCCCGGGCTGAACGAGCTGGTGGTGATGAACACGCCCCGGTCTGCCTTACCACTCAGGGCTCCCACGAAGCCCTGCAGCTCTGGGCGCCCTACCGTGTTGCCCGGCTTGTACCGCTTCGCCTGCACATAAACCTTGCTCAACCCGAGGACGTCCTGGTCGATTACTCCATCGATGCCGCCGTCGTTGACCAGCTGGGTGGCTTCGCCGCCACCGTCCGAGCCGCCATAGCCCATAGCCAGAAGCAGATCTACCACAGCCTGCTCGAAGAAGGCGGGTTCCTTGCCCAGCAGTCGCTCCAGCAATTCTTTCGAGACTGCTTCGTGGATGCGGGCGATGCCCTGCTGGATCTGTTCGGACGGATCCAGGACCGTCGGCTCGATGGTGATCGGTCGCTCTGGCTTCTTCGCTGGGACGTAAGGGGTGATCGCCCAGGTTGGGTCCTGGCCGAGAGCATCGAGCTGGTTCTCGGTGATGCCTTGGGGGAACTGCGCCAGGACCTGTCGGCCTGCGTCGGTGATGTGGTAGTTCCCACGAGACGGTCTGGCCAGCGCCCCGACCCGGGCAAGCTGCGACAGCGCCCACCCGATCCGGTTGGCGTACGTCGGCTCACCTGAGTTGAGGATGACGCCCCGCTGCTCGTCACTCAGCCCCACGATGTCGGCCGCGAGCTTGGCCATCTCGCGACGGCTATGGGTCGAACCGTCGCTCAGTGCCTTCAAGCACGGCACCATGAAGCCCTCCCAGGTCGGCATGCCACTCATCAGTTCGCCCCTTCCAGGTCGGCCACGATGGCGTCGATCTGCTCCCGCAACTCCTGCTGGCGGGCCACGATGCGAGCGATCTCGGCGTTGAGGGCGGTGATGTCGGTCGCCACGCGGGTGTCCTTGGCCTCGACGTAGCTTGAGACGGCGATGTTGTAGCCGTTCTCCGCGATGGCCTCGTTGTCGACGAGCCTGACGATGTGGTCGACGTCCGCGCGGTGGGTGTAGGCGTCGAGGATCGTCTTCTGGTTGGCGTCGGTGAGCTTGTTCTTGTTGCCGTGGCGGACGAACTCGGCCGACGCGTCGATGAACAGCACGGCGTTGTCGCGCTTGGACTTCTTGAGCACGATGATGCAGGTCGCGATGGTGGTGCCGAAGAACAGGTCCGGTGGCAGCTGGATGACGGCGTCCACGTAGTTGTTGTCGATCAGGTACTTGCGGATCTTCTGCTCCGCCCCACCGCGGTAGAGGACGCCGGGGAACTCGACGATGGCGGCCGTGCCGTTGACCGCAAGCCAACTCAGCATGTGCATCGTGAACGCGAGGTCGGCCTTGCTCTTGGGGGCGAGCACGCCGGCCGGGGCGAAGCGGGGGTCGTTGATCAGCAGAGGGTTGGCGTCGCCGTCCCATTTGATGGAGTAGGGCGGTTCCCCAGAAGACTCAGGCCTGTTGCACTCCTGTGCTCTCAGGCCTCAGTCGCGGCGAGCTCTCCGCCCTGCCGCGGGGCCCCGAGCGGTCAGTCATTTCCGTACTCAGGCTCCCAGTAGTCCCCCACTTCTGTTCTGACATCGAAGGCCTCCGGCAACTGGGCCTCCGCGATCAGTTCGTAGGAGTCAAGAACCAGTCGACATCGGTCGCAGCTGAAGTAGCTGGATCCGATCGTGAGTTCCATCCATGCGTCGTAGTCGTCTTCGGAGAGCCACTCGACGTGCTCTTCCGCGTTCTCGACATCCTCGCCCTCGATTAGGCCGGGTCCTCCGCAGGCGGGACAGTTTGCTGCCGTCGAGTATTCCAGTCGGGCTGAAAGGTCACCTTCGCGGTGGCGTGCCCATTCTGCGGCTTCGGCCGCGCGGAGCTGTCCGGTTTGGAGAAGGTGTAGTCGTTGACGGGAGCGCTCGATCAGCATCTGGTAGCGAAACTCGATGTTCTTCTTGTTGGAGGCGAGGTGCGATTCGACCTCGGGGACACGGTCGGTGCCCACGAGGTCGTCCAAGATCTGATCGCATGCGTTGATGAGGATGTGAGCCTGAGCCCAGTAGCGGGGCCACCATGCCGCTTCGGGGATGGCGGTGTAGGTGGGGGCGGCCCCGTGGAGGTAGTCGTTGCGGGCGTTGGCGATGGCGCGCGCTTCGTCGGAGTTGAAGGGCTTGAACGCCTTGGCGCAGCGGGAGAAGAGGGTGTGGGCCTGGACGGAGGTGAAGCGGGCTTCGCCTTGTACCAGCCCGCTTGCGACGAGGATGTTGGTGCCTTCTTCGTTGGGTGCTGCGATGAGGACCGGTGAGACTCGAGCGAGAGCGGCTTTGGCGAGGAGTTCAAGGGCGAGGGAGGCCCACAGCGCTCGTTCATCAAATGTTCGTGGTTCGTCGTGGTCCATGGCGTGGTTGAGAAACAGCCGTGCCTTCAGAAGGAGTGCGTTGTGATCCCAGGGCTTGGTCATTGCGCCTTCC
Proteins encoded:
- a CDS encoding restriction endonuclease subunit S, with protein sequence MSRIDDLIARHATAGVPSRPLGELGQFIRGSGLQKADLTDAGTPAIHYGQIHTHYGTWTTGTKSFVSTEFATRLRKATPGDLVIATTSEDDAAVAKATAWLGSGDAAVSGDAFIFRHVLDPKYVAYFFQTEQFHRQKQRFVSGTKVRRVSGEALAKIRIPVPPLEVQREIVRILDTFTELEAELEAELEARRHQYEHYRQTLLRPSAQGGSRWIELGSLGRVSMCKRVFKDQTTTRGDIPFFKIGTFGGKPDAYISEALFLDYRNRYPFPKKGDVLLSAAGTIGRAVEYDGERAYFQDSNIVWLDNDESIVLNRYLYHQYQVMDWATDGGTIRRLYNDNLKRAQIPVLDLDEQERVVSVLDAFDALVNGLSVGLPAELTARRQQYEFYRDRLLTFDEVAS
- a CDS encoding restriction endonuclease, which codes for MSGMPTWEGFMVPCLKALSDGSTHSRREMAKLAADIVGLSDEQRGVILNSGEPTYANRIGWALSQLARVGALARPSRGNYHITDAGRQVLAQFPQGITENQLDALGQDPTWAITPYVPAKKPERPITIEPTVLDPSEQIQQGIARIHEAVSKELLERLLGKEPAFFEQAVVDLLLAMGYGGSDGGGEATQLVNDGGIDGVIDQDVLGLSKVYVQAKRYKPGNTVGRPELQGFVGALSGKADRGVFITTSSFSPGAVEYAAHHTSYRLILIDGHRLANLMIRFGVGVQTKDTVRVVEIDEDFFE